The window GCGTGTCCATGCAGAGCCTCTTCCAGGTCCACCCCATCAACTTGAGCGTCGCCATCTGGGTGGGGTTCCTGGCCCTTTTCGGCATCGCCTCGGACGACGGCGTCCTGATGGCGACCTACCTGGACGATTCGAGGGCCGAGCGCCCGACCGATTCGATTCCGGCCATCCGCAAGGCGGTGGTGGCCGGGGCGGTCCGCCGCATCCGGCCGGCCTCGATGACCTCCGCCACCACGATCCTGGCCCTGCTGCCGATCCTGACCTCCACGGGGCGCGGCGCGGACGTCATGATTCCGATGGCGATCCCGTCCTTCGGCGGGATGGTCTTCGCCGTGCTGACCTGGTTCGTCGTGCCGGTGCTCTACTGCATGCGTGAAGAGATGCGCTTCCGCTGGTCATCGCGATCCCCATCGGAGGGCTACTCTTCGTCGGTTCAGCCAGCCCCGCGCCGACAAGGATAAGAAGGCCCTCTCAGCGCTGCAACATGACAGCCGCACCCCGTTCCCCTTGACAGCCCGCGGATCTTGGTCTTCAATCAAAAGGAAGCGGGCCCCGGCCCGCCGGGATCATTCAACGGTTGCGCGGTGGCGCTGTCGGCCGGCGGGCGAGGACAGCCTCGCGTTCCCTCTGGAGTTCCTCCAGGAGATCGCACAAGGGCCAGTTCTCGGAGATCGGCGTCAGGGTGGCCCAAAGCTGGGCGGGCAGCCCCGCGTTGCGGTAGGCGGACATCATCCGGTGCAGTTCGTTTTGGGTAAAACCTGACAGGATGAGCGCCCGCGGCATCTCGGAGGGGAGGCCCGTCCCCGAACCATCTGAAAAGGAGAGCAGATCCTTCAAACAAACCGAGGCATCCGCGGTCCGGGCAAAAATGACAGGCCTTTCGCCCATGCCTGCCGCTCTCACGAATTCAAGCAGCAAGGCATGCTCCCCGGCCGGGTACCCGCAGACGATGATCCCTTTCGGCCCGTACATTCTCGTGTTGGACGGTTTCACTTTTTTGAAGGTTCCCTTTTGCATGCAGTCTTTATCCTCCGCTTCCACACGTCACACAATCGGTTTGTCCGGGAAGAAGACCGGCAGCGCGAACAGCTTCTGATCTGCCGGCGTTTTTTCTTTTGCCTGCCGAAATCAGTGGATTTCGACTTCCCGGCATGGGGCGATGCGCCATCATAACCCGGCGGGCGAATAGGGGCCAAGGAGAAAGGACCTGGACGGGAGCGGTCATGGAGGTGGACGGATCATGACGGCGGTAAGTGTTTGGGCGCCGAGGGCGCGCAGCGTGGCCCTGGTGATCGGGGGGCGTGCGCTCGAGATGCAGGGGCTTCCGGGCGGCTGGTGGCAGGTGGAAACCGCCCTGGCTGCGCATGGCGTGGATTACGCCTTCTCTCTAAATGGGGGGGCGCCCCTGCCGGACCCCCGCTCTCCCTGGCAGCCGCACGGCGTCCATGGCTTTTCGCGCTTCCTCGACCACACCCGCTTCGCCTGGCATGATCAAGGGTGGCGGCAGCCTCCCCTGGGCTCCGCGGTCATCTATGAGCTCCACGTGGGCACCTTCACGCCTGAAGGAAGCTTCGACGGTGTCGTGCGGAAGCTCGATTACCTTCAGGATCTCGGCATCAGCCACATCGAACTGATGCCGGTGAACAGTTTTTCCGGAGGCCGGGGGTGGGGGTACGACGGCGTCGCCCTCTACGCCCCGCAGGAGGCGTACGGGGGCCCTGAAGGGCTGAAGCGGCTCGTCGAGGCCTGCCATCTGGCCGGGATCGGTGTCATCCTTGACGTCGTGTACAACCACTTCGGTCCGGAGGGCAATCACCTCGACGCCTTCGGACCTTACCTCTCGGAGCTTCATCCGGTGCCGTGGGGCAAGGCGGTCAACTTCGACGGGCCGCACAGTGACGCGGTGCGGGCATTTTTCCTGGGGAACGCCCGGATGTGGTTCGAGGATTATCACGTCGACGGGCTCCGCCTCGATGCGGTGCATGCGATCCTCGACACCTCCGCGCTGCACATCCTGGAAGAGCTTGCCCGGGAGGCGGCCCTCCTCGAAAACACGATGGGCCGGCAGCTCTGCCTGATCGCGGAAAGCGCCCTCAACGACCCGCGCCTGGTGCGGTCCCCGGAGGCGGGCGGCTACGGCCTCGATGCCCAGTGGAGCGACGATTTCCACCACGCCCTGCATACCCTGCTGACCGGAGAGCAGGACGGGTACTACGTCGATTTCGGCAGTCTCGGGGACCTGGCCAAGGCCTTGACCTCGGGCTTCGTCTACGACGGGCGCTACTCCCGCTACCGCCGCCGGCGCCACGGCAGGCCGTTCACCTCCTTTCCCGGACGCCGTCTGTTCGCCTACAGCCAGAACCACGACCAGGCCGGGAACCGCGCCAGGGGTGAAAGGCTGAGCCGGATCGTGGGCATCGGGCGCCTCAAGATCGCTGCGGCCCTCGTCTTGACCTCGCCCTTCACCCCGCTGATCTTCCAGGGGGAGGAGTGGGGGGCCTCGACGCCTTTTCAGTATTTTACAGACCATCAGGACAAGGACCTGGGGCGCGCCGTGCGGGAGGGCCGACGCAGGGAGTTCGCGGCCTTCGGGTGGGCGCCGGAGGATGTCCCCGATCCGCAGGATTTCGCAACGTTCGCACGTTCGAAACTCGACTGGGGGGAGATGTCGAAGGCGCCGCACGACGAACTCCTGGCCTGGCATCGCAGCCTGATCGCCCTGCGCCGCTCCGAGCCCGATCTGCGCGGCGGGGCGCAGCCCTGCGTTTCCTTCAGCGAACAGGAGCGGTGGCTGAGCGTCAGGCGGGGGAATGTGCTCGTGCTCTGCAACCTCGGCGCAGAGGCGCGAAGGATTCCGCTCCCGTCTGGCGCCCCGAGAGAGGTCCTGCTGGCTTCCTGCTCGACCGGGTTCGAATTCGCCCGGGACGAGGCGGTTTTGCCGCTTGACACGGTGGTCGTTCTCGGGGGTTCTTGACTTTTCGGTTGGAGGATGGAATCGGTGCAGAGGGAGGAAAGCTGACATGGATCTGAATGTGTGGCCCGGAGAGGCGTACCCGTTGGGGGCTACTTATGATGGAGTGGGCACCAATTTTTCGCTCTTTTCCGAGGCGGCCGAAAGGGTCGAGCTGTGCCTTTTCGACGAGCAGGGCAGGGAGGCGCGGGTCGACCTGGCGGAGCGGACGGCCTTTTGCTGGCACGGGTACCTTCCGGATATCGCCCCCGGGCAGCGT of the Desulfatiglans anilini DSM 4660 genome contains:
- a CDS encoding DUF3783 domain-containing protein codes for the protein MQKGTFKKVKPSNTRMYGPKGIIVCGYPAGEHALLLEFVRAAGMGERPVIFARTADASVCLKDLLSFSDGSGTGLPSEMPRALILSGFTQNELHRMMSAYRNAGLPAQLWATLTPISENWPLCDLLEELQREREAVLARRPTAPPRNR
- the treZ gene encoding malto-oligosyltrehalose trehalohydrolase is translated as MTAVSVWAPRARSVALVIGGRALEMQGLPGGWWQVETALAAHGVDYAFSLNGGAPLPDPRSPWQPHGVHGFSRFLDHTRFAWHDQGWRQPPLGSAVIYELHVGTFTPEGSFDGVVRKLDYLQDLGISHIELMPVNSFSGGRGWGYDGVALYAPQEAYGGPEGLKRLVEACHLAGIGVILDVVYNHFGPEGNHLDAFGPYLSELHPVPWGKAVNFDGPHSDAVRAFFLGNARMWFEDYHVDGLRLDAVHAILDTSALHILEELAREAALLENTMGRQLCLIAESALNDPRLVRSPEAGGYGLDAQWSDDFHHALHTLLTGEQDGYYVDFGSLGDLAKALTSGFVYDGRYSRYRRRRHGRPFTSFPGRRLFAYSQNHDQAGNRARGERLSRIVGIGRLKIAAALVLTSPFTPLIFQGEEWGASTPFQYFTDHQDKDLGRAVREGRRREFAAFGWAPEDVPDPQDFATFARSKLDWGEMSKAPHDELLAWHRSLIALRRSEPDLRGGAQPCVSFSEQERWLSVRRGNVLVLCNLGAEARRIPLPSGAPREVLLASCSTGFEFARDEAVLPLDTVVVLGGS